One genomic segment of Mycolicibacterium chubuense NBB4 includes these proteins:
- a CDS encoding NAD(P)/FAD-dependent oxidoreductase, giving the protein MNNHHRILIIGGGTAGITVAARMLREGHRDVAVIEPSDTHYYQPLWTLVGGGQAEMRSSERPEAAVMPRGATWIRNAAASVDPDTNTVTCADGTRYSYDVLVVCPGIQLDWDRIPGVTDTLGRDGVSSNYRVDLAPRTWDFVKDLRSGTAVFTMPSGPIKCAGAPQKIAYLACDHWRREGVLDDIDVHLVVPTPRIFGIPAIAENLEKVIADYGIQLHTSTEVASVDPAGKKVALRSVGDGGDDGHLPYDMLHVVPHQSAPDWVKASPLSTGDANGYVEIDKYTLQHTRYPNVFALGDAGSSPNSKTGAAVRKQAPVVVDNVTAYLAGRPLTATYDGYASCPIVTSSHSMLMAEFDYNLEMKPSVPLLDPTKPHHSYWYLKKYGLPAMYWHLMLKGLA; this is encoded by the coding sequence ATGAACAATCACCATCGGATACTCATCATCGGCGGCGGTACCGCCGGCATCACGGTGGCAGCCCGCATGCTGCGCGAGGGCCACCGGGACGTCGCCGTCATCGAACCGTCCGACACCCACTACTACCAGCCCCTGTGGACGCTGGTCGGTGGCGGTCAAGCCGAGATGCGCTCCAGCGAACGCCCGGAAGCAGCAGTCATGCCTCGCGGTGCCACCTGGATCCGCAATGCCGCTGCGTCCGTCGACCCCGACACCAACACGGTCACGTGCGCCGACGGGACGCGCTACTCCTACGACGTCCTCGTCGTGTGCCCCGGCATCCAGCTCGACTGGGACCGCATCCCCGGCGTCACCGACACCCTCGGTCGCGACGGCGTGTCGTCCAACTACCGCGTCGACCTCGCCCCGCGCACATGGGATTTCGTCAAGGACCTCCGCAGCGGCACCGCGGTGTTCACGATGCCGTCCGGCCCGATCAAGTGCGCGGGCGCACCCCAGAAGATCGCCTACCTGGCCTGTGATCACTGGCGCAGGGAGGGCGTGCTCGACGACATCGACGTGCACCTGGTGGTTCCGACGCCGCGCATCTTCGGCATCCCCGCGATCGCCGAGAACCTCGAGAAGGTCATCGCCGACTACGGCATCCAGCTGCACACCAGCACCGAGGTGGCCTCGGTGGACCCGGCCGGCAAGAAGGTCGCGTTGCGCAGTGTCGGCGACGGCGGTGACGACGGCCACCTGCCGTACGACATGCTCCACGTCGTGCCGCACCAGTCGGCACCGGACTGGGTCAAGGCCAGTCCGCTGTCCACCGGTGATGCGAACGGTTACGTCGAGATCGACAAGTACACGCTGCAGCACACCCGCTATCCCAACGTGTTCGCCCTCGGCGACGCCGGCTCCTCACCGAACTCGAAGACCGGCGCGGCCGTTCGCAAGCAGGCACCGGTCGTCGTCGACAACGTGACCGCCTATCTGGCCGGACGGCCGCTCACCGCAACGTACGACGGCTACGCGTCCTGCCCCATCGTCACGTCCTCGCACAGCATGTTGATGGCTGAGTTCGACTACAACCTCGAGATGAAACCGTCTGTGCCACTGCTGGATCCGACGAAGCCGCACCACTCGTACTGGTATCTGAAGAAGTACGGCCTGCCGGCGATGTACTGGCACCTGATGCTCAAGGGCCTCGCCTAG
- a CDS encoding sulfate/molybdate ABC transporter ATP-binding protein, translated as MNHAITVQGANKRYGDFAALDDVDFVVPAGSLTALLGPSGSGKSTLLRAIAGLDRPDTGTITIHGNDVTDVPPQKRGIGFVFQHYAAFKHLTVRENVAFGLKIRKKSKAEIKAKVDNLLEVVGLAGFQTRYPNQLSGGQRQRMALARALAVDPQVLLLDEPFGALDAKVREDLRAWLRRLHNEVHVTTVLVTHDQQEALDVADRIAVLNKGRIEQVGSPTDVYDTPANAFVMSFLGAVSSLNGALVRPHDIRVGRNPEMAIVNSDDTVAATGVTKATIDRIVFLGFEVRLELTNAATQAPFTAQITRGDAEALGLREGDTVYVRATRVPSLPGHVSVTVP; from the coding sequence ATGAACCACGCGATCACGGTGCAGGGCGCCAACAAGCGCTACGGCGATTTCGCCGCCCTGGACGACGTCGACTTCGTCGTGCCCGCAGGATCGTTGACGGCCCTGTTGGGTCCCAGCGGTTCGGGCAAGTCGACGCTGTTGCGGGCCATCGCCGGCCTCGACCGGCCGGACACCGGCACGATCACGATCCACGGCAACGACGTCACGGACGTGCCACCGCAGAAGCGCGGCATCGGTTTCGTGTTCCAGCACTACGCGGCGTTCAAGCACCTGACGGTGCGCGAGAACGTCGCGTTCGGACTGAAGATCCGCAAGAAGTCGAAGGCCGAGATCAAGGCGAAGGTCGACAACCTCTTGGAGGTGGTCGGGCTGGCGGGTTTCCAGACCCGTTACCCCAATCAGCTCTCGGGTGGTCAGCGGCAGAGGATGGCGCTGGCACGTGCGCTGGCGGTGGATCCGCAGGTGCTGCTGCTCGACGAGCCCTTCGGCGCGTTGGACGCCAAGGTGCGCGAGGATCTGCGCGCGTGGCTGCGCCGCCTGCACAACGAGGTCCACGTGACCACGGTGCTGGTGACGCACGATCAGCAGGAGGCGCTCGATGTCGCCGACCGCATCGCGGTGCTCAACAAGGGCCGCATCGAGCAGGTGGGGTCACCCACCGACGTGTACGACACACCGGCGAACGCCTTCGTGATGTCGTTCCTCGGCGCGGTGTCCTCGCTCAACGGCGCCCTGGTGCGCCCGCACGACATCCGCGTCGGCCGCAATCCCGAGATGGCGATCGTCAACTCGGATGACACCGTCGCGGCCACCGGTGTCACGAAGGCGACGATCGACCGCATCGTGTTCCTGGGGTTCGAGGTCCGTCTGGAACTCACCAACGCCGCCACGCAGGCCCCCTTCACCGCGCAGATCACCCGCGGTGACGCCGAGGCGCTCGGCCTGCGGGAGGGCGACACCGTCTACGTGCGGGCCACCCGCGTGCCGTCGCTGCCGGGCCACGTCTCGGTGACCGTGCCCTGA
- the cysW gene encoding sulfate ABC transporter permease subunit CysW, translated as MILSPAVRHLLRWVALGYVAILVIVPVGVILWRTFSPGVGAFVASVGTPAAISALQLSLLIVAIVVPLNVLFGVPTALVLARNRFRGKSILQAVIDLPFAVSPVVVGVALILLWGSAGLFGFVQNDLGLRIIFGFPGIVLASVFVTVPFVIREVEPVLHELGTDQEEASATLGATWWQTFWRITLPSIRWGLTYGIVLTVARTLGEFGAVIMVSANLPGQSQTLTLLVADRYNRGAEYGAYAISTLLMTVAVLVLIAQVILDARRKRAAR; from the coding sequence ATGATCCTGTCTCCGGCGGTCCGTCATCTGCTGCGGTGGGTGGCTCTCGGCTACGTCGCCATCCTGGTGATCGTGCCCGTAGGGGTGATCCTGTGGCGAACGTTCTCCCCGGGTGTCGGTGCGTTCGTCGCCTCCGTCGGCACGCCCGCCGCGATCTCCGCGCTGCAGCTGTCGCTGCTGATCGTCGCGATCGTGGTGCCGCTCAATGTGTTGTTCGGAGTCCCCACCGCACTGGTGCTGGCGCGCAACCGATTCCGCGGCAAGAGCATCCTGCAGGCCGTCATCGACCTGCCGTTCGCGGTCTCGCCGGTGGTCGTCGGCGTCGCGCTGATCCTGCTGTGGGGGTCGGCCGGGCTGTTCGGCTTCGTGCAGAACGACCTGGGCCTGCGGATCATCTTCGGCTTCCCGGGCATCGTGCTGGCCAGTGTGTTCGTCACGGTGCCCTTCGTGATCCGAGAGGTCGAGCCTGTGCTCCACGAGCTGGGCACCGATCAGGAGGAGGCATCGGCGACGCTGGGCGCGACGTGGTGGCAGACCTTCTGGCGGATCACGCTGCCGTCGATCCGCTGGGGCCTGACCTACGGCATCGTCCTCACCGTCGCCCGCACGCTGGGGGAGTTCGGCGCGGTCATCATGGTGTCGGCGAACCTTCCCGGGCAGTCACAGACGCTGACGCTGCTGGTCGCCGACCGGTACAACCGCGGTGCCGAGTACGGCGCCTACGCCATTTCCACTCTGCTGATGACCGTCGCGGTGCTGGTGCTCATCGCGCAGGTGATCCTCGACGCCCGCCGCAAGCGGGCCGCAAGATAG
- the cysT gene encoding sulfate ABC transporter permease subunit CysT, protein MTSTVEAVEPARPRVLPRRYGSTSLRVGAATLWLSIIVLLPLAAILWQSATGGWRAFWLAVTSNSALDSFRVTLTISVGVTVVNGIFGLIVAWVLTRDDFPGKRLVDAVIDLPFALPTIVASLVMLALYGPASPVGLHLQHTQWGVGIALLFVTLPFVVRSVQPVLLELDREVEEAAASLGADNRLIFTRVVLPALLPSLLSGAGLAFSRAIGEFGSVVLIGGAVPGETEVSSQWIRTLIENDDKVGAAAISIVLLLISFVVLFILRAVGARAAKREELAE, encoded by the coding sequence ATGACCTCGACCGTCGAGGCCGTCGAGCCGGCGCGGCCCCGTGTGCTGCCCCGCAGGTACGGCAGCACGTCCCTGCGGGTCGGCGCCGCGACGCTGTGGTTGTCGATCATCGTGTTGCTGCCGCTGGCGGCGATCCTGTGGCAGTCGGCGACCGGTGGCTGGAGGGCGTTCTGGCTGGCGGTCACCTCCAACTCGGCGCTGGACTCCTTCCGGGTGACGCTGACGATCTCGGTCGGGGTCACGGTGGTCAACGGGATTTTCGGACTGATCGTCGCGTGGGTGCTGACCCGTGACGACTTTCCGGGCAAGCGCCTGGTCGACGCCGTCATCGACCTGCCGTTCGCGCTGCCGACGATCGTCGCGAGCCTGGTGATGCTGGCGCTGTACGGCCCCGCGAGCCCGGTGGGACTGCATCTGCAGCACACGCAGTGGGGTGTGGGGATCGCGCTGCTGTTCGTCACCCTCCCGTTCGTGGTGCGGTCGGTGCAGCCGGTGCTGCTCGAGCTCGACAGGGAGGTGGAGGAGGCGGCCGCGTCGCTGGGCGCCGACAACCGCCTCATCTTCACCCGCGTGGTGCTGCCCGCGCTGCTGCCGTCACTGCTGTCCGGCGCCGGGCTCGCATTCTCCCGCGCCATCGGCGAATTCGGCTCGGTGGTGCTGATCGGCGGCGCGGTCCCCGGTGAGACCGAGGTGTCGTCGCAATGGATCCGCACCTTGATCGAGAACGACGACAAGGTCGGTGCCGCAGCGATCTCCATCGTGTTGCTGCTGATCTCTTTCGTGGTGCTGTTCATTCTGCGTGCCGTCGGTGCGCGTGCCGCCAAAAGGGAGGAACTGGCGGAATGA
- a CDS encoding sulfate ABC transporter substrate-binding protein: MKLTARRRAAAALALTASMVAACGGGSSDVAGGDGGGGAETTLTLVAYAVPEPGWSKIIPAFAATPEGKGAAVRASYGASGDQSRAVVDGKPADLVNFSVEPDITRLVKANKVAKEWNADATKGIPFGSVVSLMVRKGNPKGIKDWDDLLQPGVEVVTPSPLSSGSAKWNLLAPYAAKSDGGKNPQAGLDFVDKLVTEHVKTRPGSGREATDVFLQGTGDVLISYENEAINVERQGKPVEHINPPQTFKIENPVAVVTTSTHQQQANALKNFLYTPEGQKLWAEAGFRPVDPAVAKDFAADFPAPQKLWTIADLGGWSAVDPDLFDKDNGSITKIYKQATG, from the coding sequence ATGAAACTCACCGCACGCCGGCGCGCTGCCGCCGCTCTTGCCCTGACGGCGTCGATGGTCGCCGCCTGCGGTGGCGGATCCAGCGACGTCGCCGGGGGTGACGGCGGCGGGGGTGCCGAGACGACGCTGACGCTGGTGGCCTATGCGGTTCCCGAACCGGGCTGGAGCAAGATCATCCCGGCTTTCGCCGCGACGCCGGAGGGTAAGGGCGCGGCGGTGAGGGCGTCCTACGGCGCCTCGGGCGATCAATCCCGTGCGGTCGTCGACGGCAAGCCCGCCGACCTGGTGAACTTCTCCGTCGAGCCGGACATCACCCGGCTGGTCAAGGCCAACAAGGTCGCCAAGGAGTGGAACGCCGACGCCACCAAGGGCATCCCGTTCGGTTCCGTCGTGTCGCTGATGGTCCGCAAGGGCAACCCGAAGGGCATCAAGGACTGGGACGACCTGCTGCAGCCCGGCGTCGAGGTGGTCACTCCCAGCCCGCTGAGTTCCGGTTCGGCGAAGTGGAACCTGCTCGCGCCGTACGCTGCCAAGAGTGACGGCGGCAAGAACCCCCAGGCCGGTCTGGACTTCGTCGACAAGCTGGTCACCGAGCACGTCAAGACGCGTCCGGGGTCGGGCCGGGAGGCCACCGACGTTTTCCTGCAGGGCACCGGCGACGTGCTGATCTCCTACGAGAACGAGGCCATCAACGTCGAACGCCAGGGCAAGCCCGTCGAGCACATCAACCCGCCGCAGACGTTCAAGATCGAGAACCCGGTGGCGGTCGTGACGACCAGTACCCACCAGCAGCAGGCCAACGCGTTGAAGAACTTCCTCTACACCCCCGAGGGGCAGAAGCTGTGGGCCGAGGCCGGGTTCCGGCCCGTCGATCCCGCGGTGGCCAAGGACTTCGCCGCCGACTTCCCGGCGCCGCAGAAGCTCTGGACGATCGCTGATCTCGGCGGCTGGTCCGCGGTCGACCCGGACCTGTTCGACAAGGACAACGGCTCGATCACCAAGATCTACAAGCAGGCGACTGGATGA
- a CDS encoding Ms4533A family Cys-rich leader peptide, producing the protein MHSASGKKGGHIVALIAVGLSAVADVCCCC; encoded by the coding sequence ATGCATTCGGCAAGCGGCAAGAAGGGCGGCCACATCGTGGCGCTCATTGCCGTCGGTCTTTCCGCCGTTGCTGATGTCTGTTGTTGCTGCTGA
- a CDS encoding glycoside hydrolase family 15 protein: MALQRTHTSDAAASNGEASAFALASPAPYYSPGPLRNPFPPIADYAFLSDCENTCLISSAGSVEWLCVPRPDSPSVFGAVLDRGAGHFRLGPYGVSVPAARRYLPGSLILETTWQTHTGWLIVRDALVMGPWHDLETRSRTHRRTPMDWDAEHILLRTVRCVSGTVELVMNCEPSFDYHRTSASWEYSAQAYGEAIARATKNPDSHPTLRLTTNLRIGLEGREARARTRLKEGDNVFVALSWSRHPSPQNFDEAADKMWKTSECWRQWINVGDFPDHPWRAYLQRSALTLKGLTYSPTGALLAAPTTSLPETPQGERNWDYRYAWVRDSTFALWGLYTLGLDREADDFFAFIADVSGANNGERHPLQVMYGIGGERSLVEEELNHLSGYDNARPVRIGNGAYNQMQHDIWGTMLDSVYLHTKSREQIPETLWPVLKEQVEEAIKHWKEPDRGIWEVRGEPQHFTSSKIMCWVALDRGAKLADLEGEKSYAQQWRTIAEEIKADILERGVDSRGVLTQRYGDDALDASLLLAVLTRFLPPDDPRIRATVIAIADELTEEGLVLRYRVEETDDGLAGEEGTFTICSFWLVSALVEIGEIRRAKHLCERLLSFASPLHLYAEEIEPRTGRHMGNFPQAFTHLALINAVVHVIRAEEEADSSGNFQPANAPV, encoded by the coding sequence ATGGCCCTGCAGCGCACCCACACCTCCGACGCGGCGGCATCCAACGGGGAGGCCTCCGCGTTCGCTCTGGCCTCCCCCGCGCCGTACTACAGTCCCGGTCCGCTGCGGAACCCTTTCCCTCCGATCGCCGACTACGCGTTCCTGTCCGACTGCGAGAACACGTGCCTGATCTCGTCGGCGGGCTCGGTGGAGTGGTTGTGTGTGCCGCGGCCGGACTCGCCCAGTGTGTTCGGCGCGGTGCTGGACCGGGGTGCGGGCCACTTCCGGCTGGGCCCCTACGGGGTGTCGGTGCCGGCGGCGCGTCGCTACCTGCCCGGCAGCCTGATCTTGGAGACCACCTGGCAGACCCACACCGGATGGCTGATCGTGCGCGACGCGCTGGTGATGGGGCCGTGGCACGACCTCGAGACCCGTTCGCGCACCCACCGCCGCACCCCGATGGACTGGGACGCCGAGCACATCCTGCTGCGCACCGTGCGCTGCGTGAGCGGCACCGTCGAACTCGTGATGAACTGCGAGCCGTCGTTCGACTACCACCGCACCAGCGCCAGTTGGGAGTACTCCGCCCAGGCCTACGGCGAGGCGATCGCGCGTGCGACCAAGAACCCGGACTCGCACCCGACGTTGCGGCTGACCACCAACCTGCGCATCGGCCTGGAGGGTCGGGAGGCCCGCGCCCGCACCAGGCTCAAGGAAGGCGACAACGTCTTCGTCGCGCTGAGCTGGTCGCGGCATCCGTCGCCGCAGAACTTCGACGAGGCCGCCGACAAGATGTGGAAGACCAGTGAGTGCTGGCGTCAGTGGATCAACGTCGGCGACTTCCCGGACCATCCGTGGCGGGCCTACCTGCAGCGCAGTGCGCTGACCCTCAAGGGCCTGACGTACTCCCCCACCGGCGCACTGCTCGCCGCTCCGACCACGTCGCTGCCGGAAACGCCTCAGGGCGAACGCAATTGGGACTACCGATACGCCTGGGTGCGCGACTCCACGTTCGCGCTGTGGGGGCTGTACACGTTGGGGCTCGATCGCGAGGCCGACGACTTCTTCGCGTTCATCGCCGACGTCTCCGGCGCCAACAACGGTGAGCGCCACCCGTTGCAGGTGATGTACGGCATCGGCGGGGAGCGCAGCCTGGTCGAGGAGGAACTCAACCACCTGTCGGGATACGACAACGCCCGGCCGGTGCGCATCGGCAACGGCGCCTACAACCAGATGCAGCACGACATCTGGGGCACGATGCTCGACTCGGTGTATCTGCACACGAAGTCGCGCGAGCAGATCCCCGAGACGCTGTGGCCGGTGCTCAAGGAGCAGGTCGAGGAGGCCATCAAGCACTGGAAGGAACCCGACCGCGGCATCTGGGAGGTACGCGGCGAGCCGCAGCACTTCACCTCGAGCAAGATCATGTGCTGGGTGGCCCTGGACCGCGGGGCCAAACTCGCCGACCTCGAAGGCGAGAAGTCCTACGCACAGCAGTGGCGCACGATCGCCGAGGAGATCAAGGCCGACATCCTCGAGCGCGGGGTCGACTCGCGCGGTGTGCTCACCCAGCGCTACGGAGACGACGCGCTGGACGCGTCGCTGTTGCTGGCCGTGCTGACCCGGTTCCTGCCGCCCGACGATCCGCGGATCCGCGCGACCGTGATAGCGATCGCCGACGAGCTCACCGAAGAGGGGCTGGTGCTGCGGTACCGGGTCGAGGAGACCGACGACGGGCTGGCCGGCGAGGAGGGCACCTTCACGATCTGCTCCTTCTGGTTGGTGTCGGCTCTGGTGGAGATCGGCGAGATCCGCCGCGCGAAGCATCTGTGCGAGCGGCTGCTCTCGTTCGCCAGTCCGCTGCATCTCTACGCCGAGGAGATCGAGCCGCGGACCGGTCGCCACATGGGCAACTTCCCGCAGGCGTTCACCCACCTGGCGCTGATCAACGCGGTGGTGCACGTGATCCGCGCGGAGGAGGAAGCCGACAGCTCCGGAAATTTCCAGCCGGCGAACGCGCCCGTGTAA
- a CDS encoding ANTAR domain-containing protein, protein MSFSGTDTTSRQVIDNAVGILIALRGCTRREAFDELVQVVNQTGVGIGSLATGLVAVAGGSASPQHAEAFTVWGELIRRARPMATAS, encoded by the coding sequence ATGAGTTTCTCCGGGACAGACACCACGTCTCGTCAGGTCATCGACAACGCCGTGGGCATTCTCATCGCACTGCGCGGCTGCACGCGCCGCGAGGCCTTCGACGAGTTGGTCCAGGTGGTGAATCAGACCGGCGTCGGAATCGGCAGTCTGGCAACGGGTTTGGTGGCAGTCGCGGGCGGTTCCGCGTCACCGCAGCACGCCGAGGCCTTCACCGTCTGGGGTGAGCTGATCCGGCGGGCGCGGCCGATGGCCACCGCGTCCTGA
- a CDS encoding sensor domain-containing protein translates to MTRAAATRHVGAVGVLTVASLLLAGCANTVGGTAVRGAGGPGQRDIAPLDEASLDRILLGIGELNGIVGSTQMTVTSSLEEMTDHSAGVSDPACLGAIYGAEEPVYAGTGWTAVRDRVAREPTDDNDHWVEQTAVLYPAAQNAQDFFGHSSDTWQKCANRSVDVGDGEYTWQLGDAEAGDAMLTQTTSQNDSGGWACQHALSLVSNVTVEAWSCGYSVTDEAVQIADAMIKNAGGK, encoded by the coding sequence GTGACCCGCGCAGCCGCGACCCGTCACGTCGGCGCCGTCGGCGTGCTGACCGTGGCGTCGCTGCTGCTCGCCGGCTGTGCGAACACGGTGGGCGGCACGGCCGTGCGCGGCGCCGGTGGCCCGGGGCAGCGTGACATCGCACCGCTGGACGAGGCCTCGTTGGACCGCATCCTGCTCGGCATCGGCGAACTCAACGGCATCGTCGGGTCCACTCAGATGACGGTCACGAGCTCGCTCGAGGAGATGACCGACCATTCCGCCGGAGTGTCCGATCCGGCCTGCCTGGGCGCGATCTACGGTGCCGAGGAACCGGTGTACGCGGGCACCGGGTGGACCGCCGTGCGCGACCGGGTGGCCCGTGAACCCACCGACGACAACGATCACTGGGTCGAGCAGACCGCCGTGCTCTACCCGGCGGCACAGAACGCGCAGGACTTCTTCGGGCACTCGTCGGACACATGGCAGAAATGCGCGAACCGCTCGGTGGACGTCGGTGACGGCGAGTACACGTGGCAGCTCGGCGACGCCGAGGCGGGCGACGCGATGCTCACTCAGACGACGTCGCAGAACGATTCGGGCGGCTGGGCGTGCCAGCACGCGCTGTCGCTGGTGTCCAACGTGACCGTCGAGGCGTGGTCCTGTGGGTACAGCGTCACCGACGAGGCCGTGCAGATCGCCGACGCGATGATCAAGAACGCCGGTGGGAAGTGA
- a CDS encoding sensor domain-containing protein yields the protein MSGKLAALVAGAGACVLLAGCSAAPVDQRPVLHIAEAAKPSPAVPLGRFLPDALELSAALGTGPAGFTGQLVQGDGHMLLDGVAETDATPAECVGAAYRLQRSVYNGSPVQSVATNSWAGGGFDGPPVSGFFGVVQMTSAVAAQQFFAAATDRWRRCDGETLARHGSGQVVDELSRITDVVFDRRVVSASVLHASDGTGSPTGMRALGVAGDCIVEVELTDPRPSADTHGAAGVANLILDKITTRR from the coding sequence ATGTCGGGGAAGCTCGCGGCGCTGGTCGCCGGTGCCGGGGCGTGCGTGCTGCTGGCCGGATGCTCGGCCGCTCCGGTCGATCAGCGGCCGGTCCTGCACATCGCTGAGGCCGCCAAGCCCTCACCGGCCGTCCCGCTCGGCCGGTTCCTGCCCGACGCACTCGAACTCTCCGCGGCTCTGGGCACCGGGCCGGCCGGGTTCACGGGTCAGCTCGTCCAGGGTGACGGCCACATGCTGCTCGACGGCGTCGCCGAAACCGACGCGACGCCTGCCGAGTGCGTCGGTGCGGCGTACCGGCTCCAGCGAAGCGTCTACAACGGCAGCCCGGTGCAGTCGGTCGCCACGAACTCGTGGGCGGGAGGCGGGTTCGACGGGCCGCCGGTGTCGGGCTTCTTCGGAGTCGTTCAGATGACGAGTGCGGTTGCGGCGCAACAATTCTTCGCCGCGGCGACCGATCGGTGGCGGCGCTGCGACGGTGAGACGCTGGCGCGGCACGGTTCAGGGCAGGTCGTCGACGAGCTCAGCAGGATCACCGACGTCGTCTTCGACCGGCGGGTGGTCTCGGCGAGCGTGCTGCACGCCTCGGACGGCACCGGGTCGCCGACGGGGATGCGCGCCCTGGGCGTGGCAGGCGACTGCATCGTCGAGGTCGAGCTCACCGACCCCCGGCCCTCGGCCGACACACACGGCGCCGCGGGCGTCGCGAACCTGATCCTGGACAAGATCACCACCCGGCGTTGA
- the lepA gene encoding translation elongation factor 4, whose protein sequence is MAVSGTQAALTRRNPISSFADKTFTAPAQIRNFCIIAHIDHGKSTLADRMLQLTGVVDERSMRAQYLDRMDIERERGITIKAQNVRLPWKVGDEEHVLHLIDTPGHVDFTYEVSRALEACEGAVLLVDAAQGIEAQTLANLYLALDRDLAIIPVLNKIDLPAADPDRYAGELAHIIGCEPSDVLRVSGKTGEGVAELLDEVVRQVPAPVGDADAPTRAMIFDSVYDTYRGVVTYVRVVDGRIVPRERIKMMSTGATHELLEVGIVSPEPKAADGLGVGEVGYLITGVKDVRQSKVGDTVTTARGGAAEPLTGYREPKPMVYSGLYPVDGSDYPDLRDALDKLQLNDAALTYEPETSVALGFGFRCGFLGLLHMEITRERLEREFDLDLISTSPNVVYRVIKDDGTELTVTNPSDWPEGKVREVYEPIVKTTIIAPSEFIGTIMELCQSRRGELGGMDYLSPERVELRYTMPLGEIIFDFFDSLKSRTRGYASLDYEEAGEQEAQLVKVDILLQGEAVDAFSAIVHKDAAAAYGNKMTTKLKELIPRQQFEVPVQAAIGSKIIARENIRAIRKDVLSKCYGGDITRKRKLLEKQKEGKKRMKTIGRVDVPQEAFVAALSTESGSDKAGKK, encoded by the coding sequence CTGGCCGTTTCCGGCACCCAGGCAGCGCTCACCAGGAGAAACCCAATTAGCAGTTTCGCCGACAAGACCTTCACCGCGCCGGCGCAGATACGCAATTTCTGCATCATCGCCCACATCGACCACGGCAAGTCCACGCTGGCCGACCGGATGCTGCAGTTGACCGGCGTGGTCGACGAGCGGTCGATGCGCGCCCAGTACCTGGACCGGATGGACATCGAGCGCGAACGCGGCATCACCATCAAGGCGCAGAACGTCCGGCTGCCTTGGAAAGTTGGTGACGAAGAGCACGTTCTGCACCTGATCGACACACCCGGCCACGTCGACTTCACCTACGAGGTGTCCCGCGCCCTGGAGGCGTGCGAGGGCGCGGTTCTGCTGGTCGACGCCGCGCAGGGCATCGAAGCCCAGACGCTGGCCAACCTCTACCTGGCGCTGGACCGCGACCTGGCCATCATCCCGGTGCTCAACAAGATCGACCTGCCCGCGGCCGACCCGGACCGCTACGCCGGCGAGCTCGCGCACATCATCGGATGCGAGCCCTCGGATGTGCTGCGGGTGTCCGGCAAGACCGGCGAAGGGGTGGCCGAGCTGCTCGACGAGGTGGTCCGCCAGGTGCCCGCCCCGGTCGGTGACGCCGACGCCCCGACCCGGGCCATGATCTTCGACTCCGTCTACGACACCTACCGCGGTGTGGTGACCTACGTCCGCGTGGTGGACGGCAGGATCGTCCCGCGCGAACGGATCAAGATGATGTCCACCGGCGCCACCCACGAACTCCTCGAGGTGGGCATCGTCTCCCCGGAACCGAAGGCCGCGGACGGCCTGGGTGTCGGCGAGGTCGGCTATCTGATCACCGGCGTGAAGGACGTGCGCCAGTCCAAGGTCGGCGACACCGTGACCACCGCCCGGGGCGGGGCCGCCGAACCGCTGACCGGATACCGCGAACCCAAGCCGATGGTCTATTCGGGCCTCTATCCCGTCGACGGGTCGGACTATCCCGACCTGCGCGACGCACTGGACAAGCTGCAGCTCAACGACGCGGCGCTGACGTATGAGCCCGAGACGTCGGTGGCGCTGGGCTTCGGCTTCCGCTGCGGGTTCCTCGGCCTGTTGCACATGGAGATCACGCGCGAACGCCTCGAGCGCGAATTCGACCTCGACCTGATCTCGACCTCGCCGAACGTCGTCTACCGGGTCATCAAGGACGATGGAACCGAGCTCACCGTGACCAACCCGTCGGACTGGCCGGAAGGCAAGGTCCGCGAGGTGTACGAGCCGATCGTCAAGACCACGATCATCGCACCGAGTGAGTTCATCGGCACGATCATGGAGCTGTGCCAATCCCGTCGCGGTGAGCTCGGCGGCATGGACTACCTCTCGCCCGAACGCGTCGAACTGCGGTACACGATGCCGCTGGGCGAGATCATCTTCGACTTCTTCGACTCGCTGAAGTCGCGCACCCGCGGCTACGCCAGCTTGGACTACGAGGAGGCCGGCGAGCAGGAGGCGCAACTGGTCAAGGTCGACATCCTGCTGCAGGGCGAGGCCGTCGACGCGTTCTCCGCGATCGTGCACAAGGACGCGGCTGCGGCGTATGGCAACAAGATGACCACCAAGCTCAAAGAGCTCATCCCGCGTCAGCAGTTCGAAGTACCGGTGCAGGCCGCGATCGGGTCGAAAATCATTGCGCGCGAGAATATTCGGGCTATCCGCAAGGACGTGCTCTCCAAGTGCTACGGCGGTGACATCACCCGTAAGCGCAAGCTGCTCGAGAAGCAGAAGGAAGGCAAGAAGCGGATGAAGACGATCGGCCGTGTCGACGTGCCGCAGGAGGCCTTCGTCGCGGCGTTGTCGACCGAGTCGGGCTCCGACAAGGCAGGCAAGAAGTAG